A portion of the Microlunatus phosphovorus NM-1 genome contains these proteins:
- a CDS encoding BTAD domain-containing putative transcriptional regulator: MSDREPMDDVRNTVDPMIFLEKVRRPVLRGLVRDRLDGRLVDVLSATQGCSCALVLAPPGAGKTTLLSQLVERSISPAAWYRAGAEDSDERALARHLGYTLSLALGDSGLADAARSGRIDDLVRRLDADHLGPVRLVIDDLHEIAGSPAEQALEVFLRLRPRTVTVVLGSRRQPGLNTSRLLVSGELAMVDGDDLRFRSWEVEQLFRSVYDAPLSPEAAAALTRRTGGWAAGLQLFHLATAQLSRSERERAVTELSGRSRLIRSYLARNVLDGLSDERRHFLMYTAALGVLTGDLCDALLEAQGSAAVLAELEREQFFTTSSDGGLTYHYHQVLQTHLEVAVSDELGGRVARDLYARSGRLLEQAGRPADAVRAYARAEDWGAVARLLGPDTEVVARDDAVWRLLSRSGAVADDPGLALANARRLARDGQLQAAVDAYRRAAELLDDRGFEHRCATEGRAIAIWLPQSTTATLPPAPTGADPESDLLRQSLELRRMTRDVRDPKCYPGGWRRGLAYVLAGDLPQAELEFATSPAPVPGPGSPAWEPLAAGLAACLPDAIRQPDGALAGRIEAITLAAELDGLPWLGRLGRSLQAMVQVRSGGVWQGEVARDLLARLSSVGDRWSQLLITVGVAVAASRAGAQSVASDAGGRAVQLAGELGAPSLLALIDDSAPLPRIPEERRLAASARIELCCLGGFGLRVDGTEVAWRSLRPKARMLLMLLALHSGRALHREHIIEALWPEASLSSGIRSLQVAVSSIRQCLGLGGVTGDPIRRQGDAYELRLSDASSDVAEFQRLADSARRRSPAEALAVRTRALDLYRGDLLPEVGPAEWVVEERDRLRLLAASTASAAAGDALAVGDPGAGIELSRRSIALDPFHDPAWQLVITAYESVGDLSAAAIARTEHRRVWDDLGLAVGG, from the coding sequence TTGAGTGATCGAGAGCCGATGGACGACGTGCGCAACACCGTGGACCCGATGATCTTCCTGGAGAAGGTCCGGCGTCCCGTGCTGCGTGGTCTGGTACGCGATCGCCTCGACGGCCGATTGGTCGACGTCCTCTCCGCGACCCAGGGATGCTCCTGCGCCCTTGTGCTCGCGCCGCCCGGTGCGGGCAAGACGACGCTGCTGAGCCAATTGGTCGAGCGGAGCATCTCACCCGCGGCCTGGTATCGCGCCGGCGCCGAAGACAGCGACGAGCGCGCGCTGGCCCGCCATCTCGGCTACACGCTGAGCCTGGCCCTGGGCGATTCCGGTCTCGCCGATGCGGCCCGGTCCGGTCGGATCGACGACCTCGTACGGCGCCTGGACGCCGATCACCTCGGCCCGGTGCGGCTGGTCATCGACGATCTGCACGAGATCGCCGGCAGCCCGGCCGAGCAGGCGCTCGAGGTCTTCCTGCGACTACGGCCGCGGACGGTGACGGTGGTGCTCGGCAGCCGGCGGCAGCCCGGTCTCAACACCTCCCGGCTGCTGGTGTCGGGGGAGCTGGCGATGGTCGACGGCGACGATCTGCGTTTTCGGTCCTGGGAGGTCGAGCAGCTCTTCCGCTCGGTCTACGACGCGCCGTTGTCGCCCGAGGCGGCGGCTGCGCTGACTCGTCGGACCGGCGGCTGGGCCGCTGGGCTGCAGCTGTTCCATCTGGCCACCGCGCAGCTGAGCCGGTCCGAGCGAGAGCGTGCGGTCACCGAGTTGTCCGGCCGCTCCCGGCTCATTCGTTCCTATCTGGCGCGGAATGTGCTCGACGGACTCTCCGACGAGCGGCGTCACTTCCTGATGTACACGGCGGCGCTGGGTGTGCTGACCGGCGATCTGTGTGATGCCCTGCTCGAGGCTCAGGGCAGCGCGGCCGTGCTGGCCGAGCTGGAGCGGGAGCAGTTCTTCACCACCAGTTCGGACGGCGGCCTGACGTATCACTATCACCAGGTGCTGCAGACCCATCTCGAGGTCGCCGTCAGCGACGAGCTCGGCGGCCGGGTGGCCCGCGACCTCTACGCTCGCAGCGGACGACTCCTGGAGCAGGCCGGCCGACCGGCCGATGCCGTACGCGCCTACGCCCGAGCGGAGGACTGGGGGGCAGTGGCCCGGCTGCTCGGCCCGGACACCGAGGTGGTGGCCCGCGACGATGCCGTGTGGCGGCTGTTGTCCCGTTCGGGTGCCGTCGCCGACGATCCCGGACTGGCACTGGCCAATGCGCGCCGGCTGGCTCGGGACGGTCAGTTGCAAGCCGCGGTCGATGCGTATCGGCGGGCCGCTGAGCTGCTGGACGACCGAGGTTTCGAGCACCGCTGCGCCACCGAGGGTCGCGCGATCGCCATCTGGCTGCCGCAGTCGACGACAGCCACACTGCCTCCGGCGCCGACCGGCGCCGATCCCGAGTCCGACCTGCTGCGGCAGTCTCTCGAGCTGCGACGGATGACCAGGGATGTCCGGGATCCGAAGTGCTATCCGGGCGGCTGGCGGCGCGGGCTGGCGTATGTGCTCGCCGGCGACCTGCCACAGGCCGAGCTGGAGTTTGCGACCTCCCCGGCTCCGGTGCCGGGTCCGGGCAGCCCGGCCTGGGAGCCGTTGGCGGCTGGGCTCGCAGCGTGCCTGCCGGACGCGATTCGGCAGCCGGATGGGGCCCTGGCCGGTCGGATCGAGGCGATCACTCTCGCCGCGGAGCTCGATGGCCTGCCCTGGCTGGGCCGGCTCGGTCGCAGTCTGCAGGCGATGGTGCAGGTGCGGAGCGGTGGTGTCTGGCAAGGCGAGGTGGCCCGCGATCTGTTGGCGAGACTGAGCTCGGTGGGGGATCGCTGGTCCCAGTTGTTGATCACGGTCGGCGTTGCGGTGGCCGCCAGCCGGGCGGGTGCGCAGTCGGTGGCGAGCGATGCCGGGGGTCGTGCCGTGCAGCTTGCCGGCGAACTCGGCGCGCCATCGCTGCTGGCCCTGATCGACGACTCGGCGCCGTTGCCGCGAATCCCGGAGGAGCGTCGGCTCGCCGCGTCTGCCCGGATCGAGCTGTGCTGCCTGGGCGGGTTCGGACTACGGGTCGACGGCACCGAGGTCGCGTGGCGGTCGCTGCGACCCAAGGCCCGGATGCTGTTGATGCTGCTCGCCCTGCACTCCGGGCGCGCCCTGCATCGGGAGCACATCATCGAGGCGCTGTGGCCGGAGGCGTCCCTCAGCTCCGGCATCCGCAGTCTGCAGGTCGCGGTGTCCTCGATCCGGCAATGCCTGGGACTCGGCGGCGTGACGGGTGACCCGATCCGGCGCCAAGGCGATGCGTACGAGTTGCGGCTTTCTGACGCGAGCAGTGACGTGGCAGAGTTCCAGCGACTGGCCGACTCGGCTCGGCGGCGCAGTCCGGCGGAGGCGCTGGCCGTACGGACCAGGGCGCTCGACCTCTATCGCGGGGATCTGCTGCCCGAGGTGGGTCCTGCCGAGTGGGTCGTCGAGGAGCGCGACCGGCTGCGGTTGCTCGCCGCCTCCACGGCCTCCGCGGCGGCCGGGGATGCGCTGGCCGTCGGCGACCCGGGTGCCGGGATCGAGCTGTCTCGCCGCTCGATCGCCTTGGACCCGTTCCATGATCCGGCCTGGCAGTTGGTGATCACCGCGTACGAGAGCGTCGGCGACCTCAGCGCCGCCGCTATCGCTCGTACGGAGCATCGCCGGGTCTGGGACGATCTGGGGCTGGCGGTCGGCGGCTGA